The Microbacterium paraoxydans genome includes a window with the following:
- a CDS encoding FABP family protein — MIELPTDLPADLAPLAWLIGVWEGSGVIDYPVGEERLQGEFTHRVSFSHDGGPFLNYAATATFVGDEGAPAVPLTAESGFWRLARPAAATDAGPALLPPTATPVTRTVDDVEALRSDNGAFPLEVSLARSDGMLEYYLGEINGPRVDLASDAIVRGAGAKDYGSASRMYGLVDGHLLWAWDIAALGTPLRAHASARLARV; from the coding sequence ATGATCGAACTCCCCACCGACCTTCCCGCCGACCTCGCCCCGCTGGCGTGGCTGATCGGCGTGTGGGAGGGGTCCGGGGTGATCGACTACCCGGTCGGCGAGGAGCGTCTGCAGGGCGAGTTCACGCATCGCGTCAGCTTCAGCCACGACGGGGGACCGTTCCTCAACTACGCGGCCACGGCGACCTTCGTCGGTGACGAGGGTGCGCCCGCCGTCCCGCTGACCGCCGAGTCCGGTTTCTGGCGTCTGGCGCGTCCGGCCGCGGCGACCGACGCGGGACCGGCGCTGCTGCCGCCGACGGCGACTCCCGTCACCCGCACGGTCGACGACGTGGAGGCGCTGCGGTCGGACAACGGCGCGTTCCCGCTCGAGGTGTCGCTGGCGCGCTCGGACGGCATGCTCGAGTACTACCTCGGCGAGATCAACGGACCGCGGGTCGACCTCGCGTCGGACGCGATCGTGCGCGGCGCCGGTGCCAAGGACTACGGCTCCGCCTCGCGGATGTACGGACTCGTCGACGGGCACCTGCTGTGGGCGTGGGACATCG